The Rhodocytophaga rosea genome has a segment encoding these proteins:
- a CDS encoding lipopolysaccharide biosynthesis protein — translation MSDNLTSKTVRGIKWNSVATVTNTVIQLGYSAVMARLLDPSAFGLMAMAGVVLGFSTYFSQMGMSQALIHQKELNKEDIRVAFTASFILGIAFFLITWLAAPLSLYIFNNQELIPILRATCVSLAINGIGSTSASLMRRKLEFKSVAIIQITSYLIGYVFVGMTMAYLGFGVWSLVYASICQAILSTVLSYMYAQHSLLLLFSWKYYKPLFAFGSKMSFISFIDFLGSDLDTLLIGRFMGETSLGLYNRAFIIIRQPVGLIVSTVSRVLFPAFSRIQSEISRLKKVYLFSVSSVVLIVFPICCGISIASEQIVHLMLGNQWTAAIPILQVLAFTTPFRVLMHFSGIICDATGTLKWKAILHLLYFVVLAILFFAFKSFGIMGFTYAVLLAAIIKNIGYYFIIRKILRLTIAELLKAYWAGIFSSIITSIFVYVTAVLLENFHWPQLVVLLAMVIAGIIAWLLSLYLNPDKALLAELYQKFGKDLISKKSNTTLGRFFIKATKSLTNQ, via the coding sequence ATGAGTGATAATTTAACTTCTAAAACAGTTAGGGGAATTAAGTGGAATTCTGTTGCAACTGTTACTAATACTGTAATACAACTTGGCTATAGTGCTGTGATGGCTCGCTTATTAGACCCCTCTGCTTTTGGACTAATGGCAATGGCCGGAGTAGTTTTAGGTTTTAGCACCTATTTTTCACAAATGGGAATGAGTCAGGCACTTATTCATCAAAAAGAACTCAATAAGGAGGATATACGTGTTGCTTTTACTGCTTCTTTTATATTAGGTATTGCTTTTTTTTTGATAACCTGGTTAGCTGCTCCTTTATCCCTATATATATTCAATAATCAGGAACTTATTCCCATATTACGTGCAACCTGTGTTTCATTAGCGATAAATGGGATTGGCTCTACTTCTGCCAGTTTAATGAGGAGGAAACTGGAGTTTAAGTCAGTAGCTATCATACAAATTACTTCTTATCTGATCGGATATGTTTTTGTAGGAATGACGATGGCCTATCTTGGGTTTGGAGTATGGAGTTTAGTATATGCTTCTATTTGCCAGGCAATTTTGAGTACAGTCTTATCATATATGTATGCACAACATAGCCTTCTTTTGCTCTTTAGCTGGAAATACTATAAGCCACTATTCGCCTTTGGCAGCAAAATGTCTTTTATTAGCTTTATAGATTTTTTAGGCTCTGACCTGGATACGCTTCTAATAGGACGTTTTATGGGAGAAACCTCTCTGGGCTTATATAACCGGGCTTTTATAATCATCAGACAACCTGTAGGTTTAATAGTAAGCACAGTTTCCAGAGTATTATTCCCAGCTTTTAGCCGTATACAATCAGAAATTTCACGGTTAAAAAAGGTATATCTATTCTCTGTTTCTTCAGTAGTACTCATTGTATTTCCTATTTGTTGTGGAATTTCTATCGCTTCTGAACAAATTGTGCATTTAATGCTAGGTAATCAATGGACAGCAGCCATTCCTATTTTACAAGTACTAGCTTTTACCACTCCTTTCAGAGTGCTTATGCATTTTAGTGGTATTATTTGCGATGCAACCGGTACATTAAAATGGAAAGCTATCCTGCATCTATTATATTTTGTAGTGCTGGCCATATTATTTTTTGCCTTTAAATCCTTCGGTATTATGGGTTTTACCTATGCTGTGCTACTTGCGGCCATTATTAAAAATATTGGATATTATTTCATTATTAGAAAAATATTAAGGCTTACGATAGCAGAGCTACTGAAAGCTTACTGGGCTGGTATTTTCTCCTCTATAATTACAAGTATTTTTGTCTATGTTACTGCTGTTCTCTTAGAAAACTTTCATTGGCCTCAGCTAGTTGTCTTGTTAGCTATGGTTATAGCCGGAATTATTGCCTGGCTATTGTCTTTATATTTAAATCCGGACAAAGCTTTACTCGCTGAGCTTTACCAGAAATTTGGTAAGGATTTGATTAGTAAGAAAAGTAATACCACTCTTGGGCGATTTTTTATAAAAGCAACTAAAAGTCTTACTAACCAGTAA
- a CDS encoding alpha-1,2-fucosyltransferase, which produces MVITVNNSGQLGNRLFLFAHHIVNALEYNYQLINLGFNDYAPYFVSTSENDFKGYPVSLHLHGKKLPKQTLPFFKYKFTYRLLEFYSNLQSKSKKWVIISDEGKDYDLNNPEFVKYATTSTLISHGWLFRNKQKFSTHSDSIRKIFTPLPGYTNNINTLIDECRNNCDILVGVHIRKGDYANFKEGIYFFTNETYLEKMNTIVNFFKGKKVGFLLCSNETVDMSVFQGLTTFIANGQFIEDIYSLAQCDCIIGPPSTYSKWSSFYGEVPLCSFTKDQQITPNDFELIYSTKPTIFSKISVSSASSL; this is translated from the coding sequence ATGGTAATCACAGTTAACAATTCCGGTCAACTAGGAAACCGGCTTTTTTTATTTGCTCACCATATTGTTAATGCACTGGAGTATAACTACCAGCTGATCAACTTAGGCTTTAATGATTATGCACCTTATTTTGTATCAACATCAGAAAATGACTTTAAGGGTTATCCTGTAAGCTTACATCTACATGGGAAAAAATTACCGAAGCAAACACTGCCTTTCTTTAAATATAAGTTTACCTACAGGCTGCTTGAATTTTACAGCAATCTCCAAAGCAAATCTAAAAAATGGGTTATTATTTCGGATGAAGGCAAAGATTATGATTTGAACAACCCGGAATTTGTTAAGTATGCCACTACTAGTACTCTCATTTCCCATGGCTGGTTGTTCAGAAATAAGCAAAAATTTTCCACCCATTCAGATAGCATCAGAAAAATATTTACTCCCCTGCCTGGTTACACAAATAATATAAATACGCTAATCGATGAATGCCGCAATAATTGTGACATTTTAGTGGGTGTACATATCCGTAAGGGAGATTATGCAAATTTTAAGGAGGGAATTTACTTTTTTACCAATGAGACTTATCTGGAAAAGATGAACACCATTGTAAATTTTTTTAAAGGTAAGAAAGTAGGATTTCTGTTATGCTCGAATGAAACAGTAGATATGTCTGTATTTCAGGGATTAACTACCTTTATTGCCAATGGACAATTTATTGAAGATATATACTCGCTTGCTCAATGCGACTGTATCATAGGTCCTCCCAGTACGTATTCAAAATGGTCTAGTTTCTATGGTGAGGTGCCACTTTGTAGTTTTACCAAAGATCAGCAAATAACCCCCAACGATTTTGAACTGATCTATTCTACTAAACCAACTATTTTTTCAAAAATATCTGTTTCTTCAGCTAGCTCTTTATAA
- a CDS encoding DUF418 domain-containing protein yields the protein MKKSQQSGSAISIEAKNNNNLKPVNFDKRIQILDALRGFAICGILLVNLPFLMGYYYLTPQQAAVLPFAQADKITLSLIHFFIEGKFYSLFSLLFGIGFAVQLLRAEEKESTFLPFYMRRLWILFLIGLAHLLLIWTGDILSSYAFCGFILLLFRNKSNKTLLIWAVVLLILPVIQYGIVLAAGGKVQPGMLFVIAASIIKQHLHLTGGRLSQLQGDYGTIIQSNIVSACYRFNNLLYTGRFFKVLAMFLVGFYIGRKQLFKNPELHLPLLKKLIVWGLVVGLPANVALVWLMEKGSDTPPSFLGLAQSIVYMLGVVPLSMCYTALFTVAWQKPVWQNSLRIFVPMGKMALTNYLLQSSICMLLFNGVGLGLIGNFGPFTGVGIAVVILLLQFVFSHWWLSHFQFGPIEWVWRSLSYRKIQPIKINQAQY from the coding sequence ATGAAAAAATCCCAGCAAAGTGGTTCTGCTATCAGCATAGAAGCAAAAAATAATAACAATCTCAAGCCGGTAAATTTCGATAAGCGGATACAAATTTTAGACGCTTTACGAGGATTTGCTATCTGTGGTATCTTATTGGTAAATCTGCCTTTTTTGATGGGATATTATTACCTGACGCCTCAACAGGCAGCTGTTCTGCCATTTGCACAAGCTGATAAAATTACACTGTCATTAATTCATTTTTTTATTGAAGGAAAGTTTTACTCTCTTTTTTCGCTGTTATTTGGGATTGGCTTTGCTGTTCAACTCTTAAGAGCTGAGGAGAAAGAATCTACCTTTTTGCCTTTTTACATGCGTAGGTTATGGATATTATTTTTGATTGGGCTGGCACATTTATTATTAATATGGACAGGTGATATTTTATCTTCTTATGCATTTTGTGGCTTTATATTGTTGCTCTTTCGTAATAAAAGTAACAAAACACTATTAATCTGGGCAGTAGTATTGCTTATCCTTCCAGTTATCCAATATGGAATTGTATTAGCTGCCGGTGGGAAAGTGCAGCCAGGAATGTTGTTTGTTATAGCCGCTTCAATTATAAAGCAACATTTGCATCTAACAGGTGGGCGATTAAGCCAGTTACAAGGCGACTATGGCACAATTATTCAATCAAATATTGTAAGTGCCTGCTACCGGTTTAATAATCTGCTTTATACAGGCCGGTTTTTTAAAGTGCTGGCTATGTTTCTGGTTGGATTTTATATAGGTAGAAAACAGTTGTTTAAAAATCCTGAATTGCACCTGCCTTTATTGAAAAAACTTATAGTCTGGGGATTAGTAGTAGGATTGCCTGCTAATGTTGCGCTTGTGTGGCTTATGGAAAAAGGAAGTGATACACCGCCATCATTTTTGGGCTTAGCCCAATCAATTGTTTATATGTTGGGAGTAGTGCCTCTCAGTATGTGTTATACGGCTTTATTTACTGTAGCCTGGCAAAAGCCTGTTTGGCAAAACAGCTTGCGTATTTTTGTTCCTATGGGGAAAATGGCATTAACCAATTATTTATTGCAAAGCAGTATTTGTATGCTGTTATTCAATGGAGTAGGATTGGGATTGATTGGAAATTTTGGCCCCTTTACAGGAGTAGGTATTGCTGTAGTAATACTTTTGTTGCAGTTTGTGTTCAGCCACTGGTGGTTAAGCCATTTTCAGTTTGGCCCAATAGAATGGGTATGGCGATCATTATCTTATAGAAAAATACAGCCTATTAAAATTAATCAGGCTCAGTATTAG
- a CDS encoding HTTM domain-containing protein, with protein MEKQSVIYRFGAFLNTYFFSQISGYKLGLIRIILVGATLVQVFSRYHAMHRITFIDAAFDFLHMPSHLLQFLSIPFPLPVEFRLPFAISYYLIGSCAMVGLFTRPAVFIFGLFNIYIFDIQLSRGLFDHEMGLISQVFLVLALAPGSSSFSIDRAFSWLLQRARKTNTLSFTKYLPGPPVPVWGLKLIIILLACTYFTAGLSKIRYGSLQWLDGKTLTHYLNGSASPYVSGSRPIFTSPTYVREEKKWKDGFGIYSYSWGNKQRNKHRLEIGRIIAANSYLMIALSLSTVIFELSSFLLLTTGWPKFLYLLGAIAMHLTIGYLMDLHFFKFQLLCLLLVNWQWVFQKLLPNAIKQLKKAPALIWVNARS; from the coding sequence ATGGAAAAACAGTCAGTGATATACCGTTTTGGGGCTTTTTTAAACACTTACTTCTTCTCCCAGATAAGCGGTTACAAGCTAGGACTTATCCGGATCATCCTTGTTGGAGCGACTCTGGTTCAAGTTTTTAGCAGATATCATGCTATGCATCGGATTACATTTATTGATGCTGCATTTGATTTTTTACATATGCCAAGTCATCTCCTGCAGTTTTTATCTATTCCATTTCCGCTGCCAGTAGAATTCAGATTGCCTTTTGCTATTAGTTATTATCTGATTGGCAGTTGTGCCATGGTTGGATTGTTTACCCGTCCTGCGGTATTCATTTTTGGATTGTTCAACATTTATATTTTTGACATACAACTTTCAAGGGGATTGTTCGATCATGAAATGGGCTTGATCTCGCAGGTATTTCTTGTTTTAGCATTAGCCCCAGGTTCTTCCAGCTTTTCTATAGACCGGGCCTTTAGCTGGCTGTTACAACGAGCCAGGAAAACCAATACATTGTCATTCACGAAATATCTGCCAGGCCCACCTGTTCCAGTTTGGGGTTTGAAACTAATTATTATTCTATTAGCCTGTACCTATTTTACGGCCGGACTCTCTAAAATTCGGTATGGTAGCTTACAATGGCTCGATGGTAAAACACTTACTCATTACCTTAATGGCAGTGCAAGCCCGTATGTTTCTGGCAGCCGTCCTATATTTACAAGCCCTACTTATGTTAGGGAAGAGAAAAAATGGAAAGATGGTTTTGGTATTTATAGTTATTCATGGGGAAACAAGCAAAGGAATAAGCACCGTCTAGAAATAGGGAGAATTATTGCTGCTAATTCCTATCTGATGATTGCTCTTTCCCTATCTACTGTTATTTTTGAACTCAGCAGCTTTCTTCTCTTGACTACAGGCTGGCCAAAATTTCTTTACTTATTAGGTGCAATAGCCATGCATCTAACTATCGGGTATTTAATGGACTTACATTTTTTTAAGTTTCAGTTGTTGTGTTTGTTATTGGTAAATTGGCAGTGGGTTTTCCAGAAATTATTACCCAACGCTATTAAACAACTTAAAAAAGCCCCAGCGCTTATATGGGTTAATGCCCGTAGCTAA
- a CDS encoding peroxiredoxin produces the protein MSLPINRQAPDFSLSSTSSKIFTLSKDLKDKACILFFYSKDFNSTCTQEACAFKETFALLKQLDIAVVGISKDELATHLAFKNEYDLPFELLSDKTGEVTALYEAFFPFIGLKKRITYLLDRDHKIVAVYENLFDSTKHVQYMLDKLKENQALQYQV, from the coding sequence ATGTCATTACCTATAAACCGGCAAGCACCAGATTTTTCCTTGTCCTCTACTAGTAGCAAGATCTTCACCTTAAGCAAGGATCTGAAAGATAAAGCCTGTATCCTGTTTTTTTACTCGAAAGATTTTAATTCAACATGCACCCAGGAAGCGTGTGCTTTCAAAGAAACATTTGCGCTACTCAAGCAACTAGATATTGCTGTGGTAGGAATCAGTAAAGATGAATTAGCCACTCATTTAGCATTCAAGAATGAATATGATCTTCCCTTTGAGCTGCTTTCAGATAAAACCGGGGAAGTAACTGCCCTGTATGAAGCTTTCTTCCCTTTCATTGGATTGAAAAAAAGAATTACCTATCTGCTAGACAGGGATCATAAGATTGTAGCTGTATATGAAAACTTATTTGATTCTACCAAACATGTGCAATATATGCTTGATAAGTTGAAAGAGAATCAAGCCCTGCAGTATCAAGTGTAA
- a CDS encoding PhoX family protein produces MFNPTLKKSLALTSLAVTLSFTSCEYLEEFLPGDDAASKVQLKNHSVTPALIKSLAGFENAKMYSIIGSDDQLPQSPDFKFGGSVDGAGWLKSPDGKGFVYITNHEDNFAVSRISFDETLKPVKGEYILNSDGGQWRLCSATLATPQEHGFGPVFLTCGESGPESRTHALNPFAPANSASVTREKPALGRWSAENAVPLAKDAYSGKTVIIIGDDDSSVGGGQIALYISNQGDLDNGHLYVLKRRSESQREMDMTTGATHSVEFVKIENHEALTGAEINARVDSLKAIKFGRVEDIDYRKGGGANSREIYFNVTGQNNSGANADYSRSKYGRVYRLVLDPSNPLKGSLTLVLNGDDRNGKAKLFQNPDNIVVTNHYAYIKEDPNGYGDETHDSYIYQYNLITGDLKPALELDHRRNADDAAKYNVGGTSEFGDWEYGAMVDISELTGIPGTFSVNIQPHTWRGEAYKNPDGGSLRPDEDQASQMIIIKGLPR; encoded by the coding sequence ATGTTTAATCCTACTCTGAAGAAGAGCCTGGCGTTAACTTCTCTTGCAGTAACGCTTTCCTTTACAAGCTGTGAATACCTGGAGGAATTTTTACCCGGTGATGATGCAGCCAGCAAAGTACAACTCAAAAATCATTCGGTAACCCCGGCACTGATCAAAAGTTTAGCAGGTTTTGAAAACGCCAAAATGTATTCCATTATAGGCAGTGATGACCAGCTTCCACAGTCTCCGGATTTTAAATTTGGCGGTTCTGTGGATGGGGCTGGCTGGCTGAAATCACCCGACGGAAAAGGATTTGTCTATATTACTAATCATGAAGATAATTTTGCAGTTTCTAGGATCTCCTTCGATGAAACTCTAAAACCCGTAAAAGGAGAATACATACTCAATTCAGATGGCGGTCAATGGAGATTATGTTCAGCTACGCTGGCTACGCCACAGGAACACGGTTTTGGGCCAGTATTTCTGACCTGTGGTGAAAGTGGTCCTGAATCCCGTACGCATGCACTGAATCCATTTGCGCCGGCAAATTCTGCCAGTGTAACCCGTGAAAAGCCTGCCTTAGGCCGCTGGAGCGCAGAAAATGCAGTACCTTTGGCAAAAGATGCTTACTCTGGTAAAACAGTAATTATTATTGGCGATGATGATTCCAGCGTAGGTGGCGGACAAATAGCTTTGTATATCAGCAACCAGGGCGATCTGGATAACGGCCATTTATATGTATTAAAACGCAGAAGCGAAAGCCAGCGGGAGATGGATATGACTACTGGTGCTACCCATTCGGTTGAATTTGTAAAAATAGAAAACCATGAAGCGCTTACTGGTGCCGAAATCAATGCCAGAGTAGATTCACTGAAAGCCATCAAATTTGGCCGGGTAGAAGACATCGACTACCGCAAAGGAGGTGGAGCCAACAGCCGTGAAATTTATTTCAATGTAACCGGCCAGAATAATTCTGGTGCCAATGCCGATTATTCCAGAAGCAAATACGGACGTGTATACCGGCTGGTGTTAGATCCGTCTAATCCGCTAAAAGGCTCATTAACTTTAGTACTTAATGGTGATGACCGCAATGGAAAAGCTAAACTGTTTCAAAATCCGGATAACATTGTCGTTACAAACCATTATGCCTATATTAAAGAAGACCCCAATGGATATGGCGATGAAACACACGATTCCTATATCTATCAGTATAACCTGATTACCGGCGATTTGAAACCAGCTTTGGAACTCGATCACCGCCGCAATGCCGATGATGCAGCCAAATACAATGTAGGGGGTACTTCAGAATTTGGCGACTGGGAGTATGGAGCTATGGTAGATATCTCTGAACTAACAGGCATTCCCGGTACTTTCTCTGTAAATATTCAGCCTCATACCTGGCGGGGTGAAGCCTACAAAAATCCGGATGGTGGTTCTCTTCGCCCTGATGAAGACCAGGCCAGCCAGATGATCATCATCAAAGGTTTGCCCAGATAA
- a CDS encoding cytochrome c peroxidase: MNSKQFILLSTPFVLLLLVLGYCTPKKHSPLRQITQVNQNYTRYLNRLDTSLTELKKAVETDQPSIQVQQAFQEARLAFKKIEFLAEYYNPYTVKSMNGPAIDEVEEDDPTEKIISPTGFQVMEELLFPVYESSSKKAVLQEIGILKACLNRLRMVNETTQMTDAHIFDAMRLQVYRIITLSISGFDSPVAFHSMPEAASSIDALQETFTIYKPSLQSKSPALSQQADHIFINSIQYLKQHSDFNTFDRAAFITRYANPLSRLLLEAQQALLIPLPSHMRAFSSKAGTLFDTNAFNPDYYAPDQNSYLTPAKVELGRLLFFDPILSGNGARSCASCHKPEKAFTDGQAKSIAFDFKGEVSRNAPTIINAGLQRASFHDMRVTFLEDQATDVLMNASEMHGSMQKAVNMLEQSAEYTGLFQKAFPQDSVFLTERNLKISIASYVRSLTSLNSRFDQYMRGGTTRLTALEKQGFNVFMGKAKCATCHFMPLFNGTVPPDFDKTEAEILGVPASKDTLHPRLDTDLGKFSLYNKTLHKFAVKTPTLRNIALTAPYMHNGVYDTLEEVVDFYNKGGGTGLGIDIPTQTLPDDKLQLSIQDKKSLIAFMQALTDTTALTGTPKRLPSFPDEVALNHRKVGGKY, translated from the coding sequence ATGAATAGCAAACAATTTATCCTATTATCAACTCCTTTCGTATTGTTATTACTTGTACTGGGATATTGTACACCAAAGAAACATTCACCACTACGCCAGATCACCCAGGTAAACCAAAACTATACACGTTATCTCAACCGGCTGGATACTTCACTTACAGAATTAAAAAAGGCGGTAGAAACAGATCAGCCTTCCATACAGGTACAACAGGCTTTTCAGGAAGCCAGATTAGCTTTCAAAAAGATTGAATTTCTGGCTGAATACTACAATCCGTATACCGTAAAAAGTATGAACGGACCGGCAATTGATGAAGTAGAAGAAGATGATCCCACCGAAAAAATCATTTCTCCTACCGGTTTTCAGGTAATGGAAGAATTACTTTTTCCAGTCTATGAATCTTCCAGTAAAAAAGCCGTATTACAGGAAATAGGCATTCTGAAAGCTTGTCTCAACCGCTTGCGTATGGTTAATGAAACTACCCAAATGACGGATGCGCACATTTTTGATGCCATGCGCCTGCAGGTGTATCGAATCATTACATTAAGCATTTCCGGTTTTGATTCGCCGGTGGCTTTTCATAGTATGCCGGAAGCAGCCTCGTCTATAGATGCCCTTCAGGAAACATTTACCATTTATAAACCTTCCCTCCAAAGTAAATCACCTGCGCTTTCTCAACAGGCAGATCATATTTTTATTAATAGTATTCAATATCTGAAACAACATTCTGATTTTAATACATTCGACCGGGCAGCATTTATTACCCGGTATGCCAATCCTCTATCCAGGCTGTTGCTGGAAGCCCAGCAAGCCTTACTAATACCATTACCCTCTCATATGCGGGCTTTCTCTTCCAAAGCCGGAACCCTGTTCGATACAAATGCCTTCAACCCGGATTATTATGCGCCAGATCAGAACTCCTACCTAACACCTGCAAAAGTTGAGCTGGGCAGATTGCTGTTTTTTGATCCGATACTATCCGGAAATGGTGCCCGTTCCTGTGCCTCTTGTCATAAACCTGAAAAAGCCTTTACAGACGGACAAGCGAAAAGCATTGCATTCGATTTTAAAGGAGAAGTCAGCCGGAATGCCCCTACCATTATAAATGCTGGCTTGCAACGAGCCTCTTTCCATGATATGCGGGTAACTTTCCTGGAAGATCAGGCTACCGATGTATTAATGAATGCCAGCGAAATGCATGGTTCGATGCAAAAAGCAGTGAATATGCTTGAGCAAAGTGCAGAATATACGGGTTTATTCCAAAAGGCTTTTCCACAAGATTCTGTCTTTTTAACTGAACGGAATCTGAAAATAAGTATTGCCAGCTATGTGCGTTCACTTACCAGCCTTAATTCCAGATTTGATCAGTACATGCGTGGCGGCACCACCAGACTTACAGCACTTGAAAAACAAGGCTTTAATGTATTTATGGGAAAAGCTAAATGTGCAACCTGTCATTTTATGCCGCTTTTTAATGGCACCGTTCCACCGGATTTTGATAAAACAGAAGCGGAAATACTGGGAGTACCAGCCAGTAAAGACACCTTGCATCCCAGGCTGGATACTGACCTGGGAAAATTTTCCTTGTATAATAAAACACTTCACAAATTTGCTGTCAAAACACCTACCCTTAGGAACATAGCCCTTACAGCTCCTTATATGCACAATGGGGTATATGATACACTGGAAGAAGTAGTAGATTTCTACAACAAAGGGGGCGGAACCGGGCTAGGTATCGATATTCCTACTCAAACCCTGCCAGATGATAAATTACAGCTAAGTATTCAAGACAAAAAATCGCTTATTGCGTTTATGCAGGCATTAACAGATACTACTGCTTTAACTGGTACTCCTAAAAGGTTACCTTCCTTTCCTGATGAGGTAGCTTTGAACCATAGAAAAGTAGGTGGAAAGTATTAA